One window from the genome of Pseudonocardia hierapolitana encodes:
- a CDS encoding alpha/beta fold hydrolase gives MVEQIVEVNGGSLCVERFGDRADPPVLLVMGAGASMLYWDAEFCRRLADAGRFVLRYDHRDTGRSRSSATGAPDYALRDLVADAGGILDAFGLASAHVVGMSMGAAIGQLLALEHPQRVRSLALLCSTPGGPGHDAPDLPPMSDALAAVFSGEQAEPDWSDRDAVIGYHVAGERAYTGALPFDEARWRELAARSFDRTCDSAACFSNHFLVDPGPPWRHRLGDIRVPTLVLHGTADPFLPFGHGIALAAEISGARLVELEGAGHEPPPRSLWNVVVPALVELTAGAAPRR, from the coding sequence ATGGTGGAGCAGATCGTGGAGGTCAACGGCGGCTCGCTGTGCGTGGAGCGGTTCGGCGACCGGGCCGACCCGCCCGTGCTGCTGGTGATGGGGGCCGGGGCGTCGATGCTGTACTGGGACGCGGAGTTCTGCCGGCGGCTCGCGGACGCGGGCCGGTTCGTGCTCCGCTACGACCACCGCGACACCGGGCGGTCCCGCAGCTCGGCCACGGGCGCCCCGGACTACGCGCTGCGCGACCTCGTGGCGGACGCCGGAGGCATCCTCGACGCGTTCGGCCTCGCGTCAGCGCACGTGGTCGGGATGTCGATGGGGGCGGCGATCGGGCAGCTGCTCGCGCTGGAGCACCCGCAGCGGGTGCGGTCACTGGCGCTGCTGTGCTCCACGCCCGGCGGCCCGGGCCACGACGCGCCGGACCTGCCGCCGATGTCCGATGCGCTCGCGGCGGTGTTCAGCGGCGAGCAGGCCGAGCCGGACTGGTCCGACCGGGACGCCGTGATCGGGTACCACGTGGCGGGGGAGCGGGCCTACACCGGCGCCCTGCCCTTCGACGAGGCCCGCTGGCGCGAGCTCGCCGCTCGCTCGTTCGACCGGACCTGCGACAGCGCCGCGTGCTTCAGCAACCACTTCCTGGTCGACCCCGGCCCGCCGTGGCGGCACCGGCTCGGCGACATCCGGGTGCCGACGCTGGTGCTGCACGGCACCGCCGACCCGTTCCTGCCGTTCGGCCACGGCATCGCGCTGGCGGCCGAGATCTCGGGCGCCCGGCTCGTTGAGTTGGAGGGGGCCGGGCACGAGCCGCCGCCGCGGTCGCTGTGGAACGTGGTGGTGCCCGCGCTCGTCGAGCTCACGGCCGGCGCGGCGCCGCGGCGATGA
- a CDS encoding MarR family winged helix-turn-helix transcriptional regulator, with protein sequence MSAALSPGQRRAWTAYRALRLALDARLARELEDRSAVSMPDVDVLAAVRAIGDGSGTDGWPVALAPDPRPDARTALCVRVAALADRMGWSRSRLSRQLGRMERRGLIARVPCELDGRGDDVELTEAGRAALDAAEPVLVDAVRVHFAEALTEPQLAALSEICEALTRRQHTGSAGG encoded by the coding sequence GTGAGTGCAGCGCTCTCCCCCGGCCAGCGCCGGGCGTGGACGGCCTACCGCGCCCTGCGGCTCGCCCTCGACGCCCGGCTCGCCCGCGAGCTCGAGGACCGCTCGGCCGTCTCGATGCCCGATGTCGACGTGCTGGCCGCGGTGCGGGCCATCGGCGACGGCTCCGGCACCGACGGCTGGCCGGTCGCCCTCGCCCCCGATCCCCGGCCGGACGCCCGCACGGCCCTTTGCGTGCGGGTCGCCGCCCTCGCCGACCGCATGGGCTGGTCGCGCAGCCGACTGTCGCGGCAGCTGGGGCGGATGGAGCGGCGGGGACTGATCGCCCGCGTGCCGTGCGAGCTCGACGGCCGGGGTGACGACGTCGAGCTCACCGAAGCGGGCCGGGCCGCGCTCGACGCGGCCGAGCCGGTCCTCGTCGACGCGGTGCGCGTCCATTTCGCGGAGGCGCTCACCGAGCCGCAGCTCGCGGCCCTCAGCGAGATCTGCGAGGCGCTCACGCGCCGCCAGCACACAGGCTCAGCCGGGGGCTGA
- a CDS encoding NlpC/P60 family protein: MEVGLVRLVRCRRTLVLALLVSLWGGALLGGTGTALAQPAPPPNPSDDDLRRSREAVDARAGEVARLTATLAELDSRTDELQAALAAQRETAEAALVDLQTAQDAAAAAKTRAEAARIETQAATVAIDQARARLDEIVSTTYLRGLDAGPLGLLTEATSPEDLLARAEFTDLVARTQLQAQEGLERARVDKANADSSARAALEAAEEAEADAEAAKVVADRAVAAAQAAARAQAEQLAQVATQRAGVQRQLDAAQSADAGLRSQRQRFDDWQRRMAEERAARERAERDAAATRVSAAGGSSNLRGTAAVRRVIDRAMSQIGVQYVWGGGNGRGPSTGIPDAFGSPLNRVGFDCSGLMQYAFSGAGVSLPRVSRNQFHVGDKVPVSDIRPGDMIFYQNPGAPIHHVAMYVGNGKMIEAPYTGGNVRVVPMRTKGLLPQAARVL, translated from the coding sequence ATGGAGGTCGGTCTCGTGCGGCTCGTGCGGTGTCGACGCACGCTCGTGCTGGCCCTGCTCGTGTCCCTGTGGGGCGGGGCGTTGCTGGGCGGGACGGGCACGGCTCTCGCCCAGCCCGCACCACCGCCCAACCCCAGCGACGACGATCTGCGGCGCAGCCGCGAGGCGGTGGACGCCCGCGCGGGGGAGGTGGCTCGGCTCACGGCGACGCTCGCGGAGCTGGACAGCAGGACCGACGAGCTGCAGGCGGCACTCGCGGCGCAGCGCGAGACCGCCGAGGCGGCGCTCGTGGACCTGCAGACCGCGCAGGACGCCGCGGCGGCGGCGAAGACGCGGGCCGAGGCGGCCCGGATCGAGACGCAGGCGGCCACCGTCGCGATCGACCAGGCGCGGGCGCGGCTGGACGAGATCGTGTCCACCACCTACCTGCGTGGCCTGGACGCCGGCCCGCTCGGGCTGCTCACCGAGGCCACGAGCCCCGAGGACCTGCTCGCACGCGCGGAGTTCACCGACCTGGTCGCGCGGACCCAGCTGCAGGCCCAGGAGGGTCTGGAACGCGCGCGCGTCGACAAGGCCAACGCCGACTCCTCCGCCCGCGCGGCCCTGGAGGCCGCCGAGGAGGCCGAGGCCGACGCCGAGGCGGCGAAGGTGGTGGCCGACCGGGCCGTCGCCGCCGCCCAGGCCGCCGCCCGCGCCCAGGCCGAGCAGCTGGCCCAGGTGGCGACGCAGCGGGCGGGCGTGCAGCGGCAGCTCGACGCCGCTCAGTCGGCCGATGCCGGCCTGCGCTCGCAGCGGCAGCGCTTCGACGACTGGCAGCGCCGGATGGCCGAGGAGCGTGCGGCGCGGGAGCGGGCCGAGCGCGACGCCGCCGCTACAAGGGTGTCGGCGGCCGGGGGGTCGTCGAACCTGCGTGGCACCGCCGCGGTGCGCCGCGTGATCGACCGGGCGATGTCGCAGATCGGGGTGCAGTACGTGTGGGGTGGCGGCAACGGCCGCGGCCCGAGCACCGGAATCCCGGACGCGTTCGGTTCGCCGCTCAACCGCGTCGGGTTCGACTGCTCCGGCCTGATGCAGTACGCCTTCAGCGGGGCCGGGGTCTCCCTGCCGCGCGTGAGCCGCAACCAGTTCCACGTGGGCGACAAGGTTCCGGTCTCCGACATCCGCCCGGGTGACATGATCTTCTACCAGAACCCGGGAGCCCCGATCCACCACGTCGCGATGTACGTCGGCAACGGCAAGATGATCGAGGCCCCGTACACCGGCGGGAACGTCCGCGTGGTCCCCATGCGGACGAAGGGCCTGCTGCCGCAGGCGGCCCGCGTGCTCTGA